A window of Ignavibacterium sp. contains these coding sequences:
- a CDS encoding efflux RND transporter periplasmic adaptor subunit produces the protein MKNIKFLFLFYLTVSLFAGCSTEDNQNLIEVTGTIEATNVTVSSKVNGEVISIFKDEGDKVSVGDTLLIIDPIIYKIKLREAEALLLSAEAQYELVRNGARKEDIQQAEQLLKQSEINLQTAQNDKIRFENLYQTKSISKKQYEDAVAKYELALAQFNSSKENYSKIQNISRPEELKQVMANVERLKANVELIKKNLNDCFVTAPISGVVVKRFVETGETVTNLSSLIKISDLTQVELMVYVNEKDLPKIKLGQAVDVKVDAFPDKSYKGKIIFISPEAEFTPKNIQTKEERTKLVFAVKVKIDNPDYELKSGIPADAIIKLQK, from the coding sequence ATGAAAAACATAAAATTTTTATTTCTGTTTTATTTAACTGTTAGTTTATTTGCTGGATGTAGTACTGAAGACAATCAAAATTTAATAGAAGTTACAGGCACTATCGAAGCAACGAATGTAACTGTTTCTTCAAAGGTAAACGGAGAAGTAATTTCAATATTCAAAGATGAGGGAGATAAAGTTTCAGTCGGAGATACATTATTAATTATTGATCCGATTATTTATAAAATAAAATTGCGGGAAGCAGAGGCATTATTATTATCAGCAGAAGCTCAATACGAATTGGTCAGAAACGGTGCACGGAAAGAAGATATTCAGCAAGCAGAACAACTATTGAAACAATCAGAAATAAATCTTCAGACGGCACAAAATGACAAAATAAGATTTGAAAATCTTTATCAGACAAAATCCATAAGTAAAAAACAATATGAAGATGCAGTTGCAAAGTATGAACTAGCACTTGCTCAGTTTAATTCCTCAAAAGAAAATTACTCAAAGATTCAAAACATTTCGCGACCCGAAGAACTTAAGCAGGTAATGGCTAATGTTGAAAGACTTAAAGCCAATGTTGAACTGATTAAAAAGAATTTAAATGACTGTTTTGTTACTGCACCTATCAGTGGTGTAGTTGTTAAAAGGTTTGTTGAGACGGGCGAAACAGTTACAAATCTGTCTTCACTTATAAAAATATCCGACTTAACGCAGGTTGAATTGATGGTTTATGTTAATGAAAAAGATCTCCCAAAGATAAAACTTGGTCAGGCAGTTGATGTTAAAGTGGATGCTTTTCCCGATAAATCTTATAAAGGTAAAATAATATTTATCTCACCTGAAGCAGAGTTTACTCCCAAAAACATTCAGACGAAAGAAGAAAGGACTAAACTTGTCTTTGCAGTTAAAGTAAAAATTGATAATCCTGATTATGAACTGAAATCCGGTATTCCGGCAGACGCGATTATCAAATTGCAAAAGTGA
- a CDS encoding TetR/AcrR family transcriptional regulator: MARIKKTENSAEQDKIIQFCTSKFLQDGFYFVSVDQIASELRISKKTIYKFFSSKDDLVKAVALKLMNEVSDKIEKIIKSENDSLTKVIMLFEVMAGVVVKFSEKWLKDLQIHTPELWKEIDEFRTKRAFTALGSIIKQGQIEGIIIEKPIELIIHIFVNTIRSVVHPDFLYHQKFNYKEAFIHSFEILFNGILTPKGKKIFDKIFPKVIK, encoded by the coding sequence ATGGCTAGGATTAAAAAAACGGAAAACTCCGCTGAGCAGGATAAAATAATTCAGTTTTGCACTTCAAAATTTTTGCAGGATGGTTTTTACTTTGTCTCCGTTGACCAGATTGCCAGTGAATTAAGAATAAGCAAAAAGACAATCTACAAATTCTTCTCAAGTAAAGACGATCTGGTTAAAGCTGTGGCTTTAAAACTTATGAATGAAGTGAGCGATAAAATTGAAAAGATTATAAAATCAGAGAATGACTCATTAACAAAAGTGATAATGTTATTTGAAGTAATGGCTGGCGTTGTTGTAAAGTTTTCTGAAAAATGGTTGAAAGACCTTCAAATTCATACACCTGAATTGTGGAAAGAAATAGACGAGTTCAGAACAAAAAGAGCTTTCACAGCTTTAGGTAGTATTATAAAACAAGGTCAGATTGAAGGAATCATAATTGAGAAACCAATTGAGCTTATCATTCACATTTTTGTAAATACCATTCGTTCAGTCGTTCATCCTGATTTTCTTTATCACCAAAAGTTTAACTATAAAGAAGCTTTTATTCATTCTTTTGAGATTTTATTTAATGGGATTTTAACTCCAAAAGGCAAGAAGATTTTTGACAAAATTTTTCCAAAGGTAATCAAATGA
- a CDS encoding M20/M25/M40 family metallo-hydrolase has product MNPSRLIEIFLQVIRINALSANEKPLADFINSFLSQLGYKVEFDDSAKFTNSNTGNLICKVGSGGDFVLTAHMDTARPTENVKPVIREDRITSSGDTVLGVDNREGVAVLLYTLEKIALDKISVKDFTVAFTTCEETTLFGSKYLGLNGNIKKGFVFDSGYRPGSFIYSACGAIGFNLKIFGRASHSGIAPEKGINSLLIAANAITKLPLGRIDEETTMNIGTLKSGSAVNVIPELTEMVGEVRSFNLDKAEKYFRQLVNTFEDEANKLNARIEYDYFWDFKPYTIKENSDVYKEIVKALTKVGLVPNPKISLGGSDANSLNANGIESVNIGIGAQNPHSNDEFVYIEDLIKSAEIALELVKKD; this is encoded by the coding sequence ATGAATCCTTCCCGTTTGATAGAAATTTTTCTTCAGGTAATCAGAATAAATGCATTGAGCGCTAATGAAAAACCTCTGGCTGATTTCATTAATTCCTTCCTCTCGCAACTCGGTTACAAAGTTGAATTCGATGATTCTGCAAAATTCACAAACAGCAACACTGGTAATTTAATTTGCAAAGTTGGGTCCGGTGGCGATTTTGTTCTTACAGCTCATATGGATACTGCTCGACCAACTGAAAATGTAAAACCAGTAATCAGGGAAGACCGTATTACTTCATCAGGTGATACTGTGCTTGGTGTTGATAATCGTGAAGGAGTTGCAGTTCTTCTTTATACTCTTGAAAAAATCGCTTTAGATAAAATTTCCGTGAAGGATTTTACAGTCGCATTTACTACCTGTGAAGAAACAACTTTATTTGGTTCAAAATATCTTGGACTAAACGGAAACATAAAAAAGGGATTTGTATTTGATTCCGGTTATCGCCCAGGGAGTTTTATTTATTCAGCTTGCGGTGCAATCGGATTTAATCTTAAGATCTTTGGAAGAGCATCACATTCCGGAATCGCACCTGAAAAGGGAATCAATTCACTTCTTATAGCTGCTAATGCAATAACAAAACTTCCACTTGGAAGAATTGATGAAGAAACTACGATGAACATCGGGACATTGAAAAGTGGTTCGGCTGTAAATGTTATTCCCGAATTAACTGAAATGGTCGGTGAAGTTCGTTCATTCAATCTTGATAAGGCAGAAAAATATTTCAGACAATTGGTTAACACTTTTGAAGATGAAGCTAATAAACTAAACGCTCGTATTGAATATGATTATTTCTGGGATTTCAAACCTTATACTATCAAAGAAAACTCTGATGTTTATAAAGAGATTGTAAAAGCACTAACTAAAGTTGGGTTAGTACCCAATCCCAAAATTTCTCTTGGTGGTAGTGATGCAAACTCACTTAACGCAAATGGAATTGAATCTGTGAATATTGGGATTGGTGCACAGAATCCTCATTCAAATGATGAGTTCGTTTATATCGAAGATTTAATCAAGTCAGCAGAAATAGCGCTTGAACTAGTTAAGAAGGATTGA
- a CDS encoding cyanophycinase, producing MKKISLIIIIVFSSIILSQNKGYLVIIGGVHTIETSKKFIELAGGKDARIVIIPNAGSNPIKNSELHKKEFEELGAKADYLLFTKETADADSNIKKMNWANAVYFLGGDQSDLTRDMLGTKLLDKVFDIYNNGGVVGGSSAGAAVMSEVMITGNELMNKDSTSAFISIQKGNIETSKGFGFIKNAIIDQHFLKRKRHNRLITLMCEHPDLLGIAIDESTAIIVKPDETFEVIGNNQVLVYDPTEAKNIREDKRGNLGITGMKMHLLISGDKFDLKSKKVIE from the coding sequence ATGAAAAAAATTTCTTTGATAATTATAATTGTTTTTTCTTCAATTATTCTATCTCAAAATAAAGGTTACCTGGTAATAATTGGCGGCGTTCACACGATTGAAACTTCTAAGAAATTTATTGAACTTGCTGGTGGTAAAGATGCTCGGATAGTTATCATTCCAAACGCCGGGTCAAATCCAATTAAAAACAGCGAACTTCATAAAAAAGAATTCGAAGAGCTTGGTGCAAAGGCAGATTATCTTTTATTTACAAAAGAAACTGCTGATGCTGACTCAAATATTAAGAAAATGAATTGGGCTAATGCTGTCTATTTTCTTGGAGGTGATCAAAGCGATCTTACGCGAGATATGCTTGGTACAAAACTTCTTGACAAAGTTTTTGATATTTATAATAATGGAGGTGTTGTTGGTGGCTCAAGTGCTGGTGCTGCAGTTATGAGTGAAGTAATGATAACCGGCAATGAATTGATGAATAAAGATTCAACTTCGGCATTCATTTCAATTCAAAAAGGGAATATTGAAACAAGCAAGGGATTTGGATTCATTAAGAATGCAATTATTGATCAACATTTTCTTAAAAGGAAAAGACACAACAGATTAATTACACTTATGTGTGAACATCCTGATTTGCTTGGAATTGCTATTGATGAATCAACTGCGATAATAGTAAAACCAGATGAAACATTTGAAGTAATTGGTAACAATCAGGTTTTGGTTTATGATCCTACTGAAGCAAAAAATATCAGAGAGGATAAAAGAGGAAATCTCGGAATTACAGGAATGAAAATGCATCTTCTGATAAGTGGTGATAAATTCGATTTAAAATCAAAAAAAGTTATTGAATGA
- a CDS encoding ABC transporter permease — MNIINKFLNSLYFIAAVSKKEVRQLKRDFRLLFVIFFFPVFLLVIFGYAINFDVRHIKLAVYDQEKSDLSRELVNSLKNSEYFDVVAYLNSIQESDKILDVKAAQCVLVIPDDFSRKIFSRQDVTLQFLIDGVDGNTASIIKNYVSMATFEMSNNISQQVYSRLGINTQQPIAVEPIFWYNPSLQTTRFLVPGLISMILLITSVISISLTLVREKERGTQEQLNVSQLNSLELLIGKIIPYLIIAFVNAAFILLASYILFGVEVKGSFLELFLTTLLFLFSSASLGIFISVISDSQQIAFTLGTFISLLPSVILSGFIFPIDNMPFAVQILTNITPAKFFIVILRNIMLKGVSVESYFMQIIYLLIFALIPLTLGTIISRKKMESI; from the coding sequence ATGAATATCATAAATAAATTTTTAAATTCTCTTTACTTCATTGCTGCAGTTTCAAAGAAAGAAGTAAGACAACTTAAACGAGATTTCAGACTTTTGTTTGTAATATTTTTCTTTCCGGTGTTTTTACTGGTGATTTTCGGATATGCAATTAACTTTGATGTGAGGCATATAAAATTAGCAGTTTACGATCAGGAGAAATCTGACCTAAGTCGGGAACTTGTAAACTCATTAAAGAATTCCGAATACTTTGATGTTGTTGCGTATCTGAACAGCATTCAGGAATCAGACAAAATACTTGATGTAAAAGCCGCACAATGTGTGCTTGTAATTCCTGATGACTTTTCAAGAAAAATATTTTCTCGACAGGATGTAACTCTGCAATTTCTTATTGATGGTGTGGATGGAAACACAGCTTCAATAATAAAAAATTATGTTTCGATGGCAACTTTTGAAATGAGTAATAACATTTCACAGCAAGTTTATTCACGATTGGGAATTAATACTCAGCAACCAATTGCTGTTGAACCAATTTTCTGGTACAATCCATCTTTACAGACAACGAGATTTCTTGTACCAGGATTGATTTCGATGATTTTATTAATCACTTCTGTCATTTCTATTTCTCTAACACTTGTTCGTGAAAAAGAAAGAGGAACACAGGAACAATTAAATGTTTCGCAATTAAATTCACTTGAACTTTTAATCGGGAAAATTATTCCTTATCTGATCATTGCTTTTGTTAATGCAGCATTTATTCTATTAGCAAGTTATATTTTATTTGGAGTTGAAGTGAAAGGAAGTTTTCTCGAGTTATTTCTTACAACTCTTTTGTTTTTATTCTCATCAGCAAGTCTTGGAATTTTTATTTCAGTTATTTCTGATTCACAACAGATTGCTTTTACTTTGGGAACATTTATTTCACTATTACCATCAGTAATTTTATCGGGATTTATTTTCCCGATTGATAATATGCCTTTCGCAGTACAGATTTTGACTAACATTACACCTGCAAAGTTTTTCATCGTAATTCTTCGGAACATAATGCTCAAAGGTGTTAGTGTTGAATCTTATTTTATGCAAATAATTTATCTGCTTATTTTCGCTTTAATTCCATTAACTCTTGGAACAATCATAAGCCGAAAGAAAATGGAATCAATATGA
- a CDS encoding YfcC family protein, with product MTEQKRKFRLRVPNTYLLIFSLLVLIAALTWIIPGGKYERMLLNGREVVVPNSFKYVDSHPQGIFDLFISPLKGFVEAGLIIGFVLIVGGAFNVLARTDAINSFINKLAKAYKTSKLLQNLFIPVLLLMFSLGGATFGMNEEIIPFVLIIVPICLALGYDSIVGVAIPLIGAHIGFASAFLNPFNVGIAQGIAEVPLFSGIGYRMICWAVSTFVAILFLLWYVNRLKKNPRISPMYEEDEIRRKNEHFDVIYNNDNHFSLKHKAVLITFVLSLVLLVVGVVEFHWYIEEIAGMFFIMGIVVGIIGGLKSDDLIKAFVDGAKDLVGTALIIALARATLVLSRDANIIDTILYGLSPYIESSSPIFASQKMFIVQAIINFFVHSGSGQAALTMPIMAPLSDLAGVTRQTAILAFQFGEYTNIIIPTSAVTMGALSMARVPWDRWAKWVLPLMIVLFILGFILLIPPNLFGWH from the coding sequence ATGACAGAACAGAAGAGAAAATTCCGTCTTAGAGTACCAAACACTTATTTGTTGATTTTCTCACTATTGGTACTAATTGCAGCATTGACCTGGATTATTCCTGGTGGAAAATATGAACGAATGCTTCTTAATGGAAGAGAAGTTGTAGTTCCGAATTCCTTCAAATATGTTGATAGTCATCCACAGGGAATTTTTGATTTATTCATCTCACCACTGAAAGGATTTGTAGAAGCAGGACTCATTATCGGCTTTGTTCTTATCGTTGGTGGTGCATTCAATGTTCTTGCAAGAACCGATGCAATAAACTCATTCATTAACAAACTTGCAAAAGCATATAAGACATCAAAGTTGTTACAAAATCTCTTCATTCCGGTTTTATTGCTTATGTTTTCTCTTGGCGGTGCAACTTTTGGAATGAATGAAGAAATAATTCCTTTTGTTTTAATAATCGTTCCGATTTGTCTTGCACTTGGATATGATTCAATTGTTGGTGTTGCAATTCCGTTGATTGGCGCTCACATAGGTTTTGCTAGTGCATTCTTAAATCCTTTTAATGTCGGTATTGCTCAGGGTATCGCGGAAGTTCCTCTCTTCTCCGGAATTGGTTACAGAATGATTTGTTGGGCAGTATCAACATTTGTAGCAATACTGTTTCTTTTATGGTATGTAAACAGATTGAAAAAAAATCCTCGAATCAGTCCAATGTATGAAGAAGATGAGATCAGAAGAAAGAACGAACACTTTGATGTAATTTATAATAATGATAATCATTTCTCGCTAAAGCATAAAGCTGTTCTCATAACATTTGTTTTATCATTAGTGCTACTTGTAGTAGGTGTTGTTGAATTTCACTGGTACATTGAAGAAATAGCCGGAATGTTTTTTATAATGGGAATTGTAGTTGGAATTATTGGTGGATTAAAAAGTGATGATTTAATTAAAGCGTTTGTAGATGGTGCTAAAGATCTTGTCGGAACTGCTTTAATAATTGCTTTGGCAAGAGCAACCCTTGTCTTGTCGAGAGATGCAAACATTATTGATACAATTCTTTATGGATTATCTCCGTACATTGAATCTTCTTCACCGATTTTTGCTTCACAAAAAATGTTTATAGTACAGGCAATAATTAATTTTTTCGTTCATTCAGGAAGTGGACAAGCAGCACTTACAATGCCTATTATGGCTCCGCTTTCAGATCTTGCAGGTGTAACCAGACAAACAGCAATACTTGCTTTTCAGTTTGGTGAATACACGAACATTATAATTCCTACATCAGCAGTAACAATGGGAGCTTTATCAATGGCTCGCGTTCCCTGGGATAGATGGGCAAAATGGGTTTTACCTTTAATGATTGTTCTTTTTATTCTTGGTTTTATTTTACTTATTCCACCAAACTTATTCGGATGGCATTAA
- a CDS encoding ABC transporter ATP-binding protein translates to MNSIEVKNLTKKFGDFISVNEISFTVKKGEVFGFLGANGAGKSTTIRMLCGILKPTSGDAIVGGYSVMNQPEKVKQQIGYMSQKFSLYNDLTVEENINFFGGIYGLTNKELEERKKWVLSVADLTGKENFLTDSLPGGIKQRLALGTAVIHRPEIVFLDEPTSGVDPIARRSFWELINSLSEDGTTIVVTTHYLEEAEYCNNIILIDAGKLIAEGNPKELKAKYITSKIFEVECDKVVDAIEILSKQNFVDESNIFGNNIHISVNNNFLSNEQIINLLTSHSITVYRIDEVMPTLEDVFIHLVDKK, encoded by the coding sequence ATGAATAGCATAGAAGTAAAAAATCTTACTAAAAAATTTGGTGACTTTATATCAGTAAACGAAATTTCATTTACTGTTAAAAAAGGTGAAGTATTCGGGTTTCTCGGTGCAAATGGCGCCGGCAAATCAACAACAATAAGAATGTTATGCGGAATATTAAAACCTACTTCAGGCGATGCAATTGTTGGTGGTTACAGTGTTATGAATCAGCCCGAAAAAGTTAAGCAGCAAATTGGTTATATGTCGCAGAAGTTTTCTCTTTACAATGATCTTACTGTAGAAGAAAACATTAATTTCTTTGGTGGAATTTATGGATTAACAAACAAAGAACTTGAAGAAAGAAAAAAATGGGTACTTTCAGTTGCGGATTTAACTGGTAAAGAAAATTTTCTAACCGATTCACTTCCGGGTGGAATTAAACAAAGACTTGCACTTGGTACGGCAGTTATTCACAGACCTGAGATTGTTTTCCTTGATGAACCAACAAGCGGAGTTGATCCAATCGCAAGAAGAAGTTTTTGGGAGCTTATTAACTCTCTTTCGGAAGATGGAACAACAATCGTAGTAACAACTCATTACCTTGAAGAAGCAGAGTATTGCAATAATATCATTTTGATTGATGCCGGAAAACTTATAGCAGAAGGTAATCCGAAAGAACTAAAAGCAAAATATATAACATCAAAAATATTTGAAGTTGAATGTGATAAAGTTGTAGACGCAATTGAGATACTATCAAAACAAAACTTTGTTGATGAGTCAAATATTTTTGGTAATAACATTCACATTAGTGTTAATAATAATTTTCTTAGTAATGAACAGATAATAAATCTTTTGACATCTCACTCAATTACTGTTTACAGAATTGATGAAGTAATGCCAACACTTGAAGATGTATTCATTCATCTGGTAGATAAGAAATGA
- a CDS encoding adenylate/guanylate cyclase domain-containing protein — protein sequence MASYKDFLLNRLLDHLGIDKKIPDEKLIQELVSSEKLRAKILAFVLTVMLIVIIIIGLVYSEEFKPTYSSTFVFLITAGMILFLLLRTIILNKVVKHWTKFGFGWFNFFRYVNIFLEISIPTIVLYFYSFFIPSVYPLLTPISSIYFIIIFLSALELDAHLSIFSGLIAAIEFTILSLILLDNSTTKNISPVLQFFPMYLGKALLFALSGFIAAMVTNQVKKILLRYFETREERNKIEHIFGQMVSKEIVEDILNNQTEIVSRTRFACIMFLDIRNFSLFAENKSPEEIIEYQNKVFAPLIEIVNKHKGIVTQIMGDGFMAIFGAPIEHENDCQLALNAAIEIHKVIREKNENGDIPITKIGIGLNAGEVVTGNVGAENRKQYSITGRAVIVAARLEQLNKEFNSELLISRAVFERINLDGLKPVRHFQVKIKGQSEPIEVYQII from the coding sequence ATGGCTTCTTATAAAGACTTTTTACTTAACAGATTGCTTGATCATCTGGGAATTGATAAAAAAATTCCGGATGAAAAATTAATTCAGGAACTTGTTAGCAGTGAGAAACTCCGCGCAAAAATTCTTGCATTTGTTCTTACTGTAATGCTGATCGTAATAATTATTATCGGTTTGGTTTATAGCGAAGAATTCAAACCAACCTACAGCAGCACTTTTGTTTTCCTGATTACTGCCGGAATGATTTTGTTCTTACTGCTTAGAACAATAATCTTAAACAAAGTTGTAAAACACTGGACTAAATTTGGTTTTGGCTGGTTTAACTTTTTTAGATATGTAAACATCTTTCTGGAGATAAGTATACCAACTATTGTTTTATATTTTTATTCATTCTTCATTCCATCCGTGTATCCATTACTTACTCCGATTTCATCAATTTATTTTATTATAATTTTTCTCTCAGCTCTTGAGCTTGATGCACACTTAAGTATTTTCAGCGGACTAATTGCAGCTATTGAATTCACAATACTTTCTTTGATTTTACTTGATAATTCCACAACAAAAAATATTTCTCCCGTTTTACAATTTTTTCCGATGTATTTAGGTAAAGCTTTGTTATTTGCACTAAGTGGTTTTATTGCTGCAATGGTAACAAATCAGGTAAAGAAGATTTTATTACGATATTTTGAAACGAGAGAAGAGCGAAATAAAATTGAACACATCTTCGGACAAATGGTATCGAAAGAGATTGTTGAAGATATATTAAATAATCAAACTGAAATTGTAAGCAGAACCAGGTTTGCCTGCATTATGTTTCTTGACATCAGAAATTTTTCTTTGTTCGCTGAGAATAAATCACCGGAAGAAATTATTGAATATCAGAATAAAGTTTTCGCACCGCTGATTGAAATTGTAAATAAGCATAAAGGAATTGTAACTCAGATAATGGGTGATGGATTTATGGCAATCTTCGGCGCACCAATCGAACACGAAAATGACTGTCAGCTCGCTTTGAACGCTGCAATTGAGATTCATAAAGTTATCAGAGAAAAAAATGAAAATGGTGATATACCCATAACTAAAATTGGAATCGGGCTTAATGCAGGAGAAGTAGTTACAGGAAATGTCGGAGCTGAAAACCGGAAACAATATTCCATTACAGGAAGAGCTGTAATTGTCGCAGCCAGATTAGAACAACTCAATAAAGAATTTAATTCAGAACTTCTGATTTCAAGAGCTGTATTCGAAAGAATTAATCTGGATGGATTAAAACCTGTCAGACATTTTCAGGTTAAAATTAAAGGTCAGTCAGAACCAATCGAAGTTTATCAAATCATTTAA
- a CDS encoding ABC transporter ATP-binding protein: MDIIEIKGLTKSYGELIAVNNLSLTVKEGEMFGLVGPDGAGKTTTIKILCGLLNPDDGQVNLFGKNILDNRKEIQNNIGYLSQKFSLYGDLTVDENIEFFAQIHNVKNFHSRRDELLDFTRLTPFRNRLADQLSGGMKQKLALACSLIHKPKILFLDEPTTGVDPVSRRDFWKILSSLIKEGITILMTTPYLDEAERCNRVALMHKGEIISLDTPERIKNSVGKKSVEIITSDIKLSYKILKAMEGFEIQIFGDRINLIAESTEEVIKKVKQILSSNGIELISYRVVNLSLENVFIHLINK, encoded by the coding sequence ATGGATATAATAGAAATTAAAGGTTTGACTAAGTCCTACGGAGAATTAATCGCTGTTAATAACCTATCGCTTACAGTAAAAGAAGGTGAAATGTTTGGACTTGTTGGTCCTGATGGAGCCGGTAAAACAACTACTATCAAAATTCTATGCGGACTTTTGAATCCTGATGACGGTCAGGTAAATCTTTTCGGGAAAAATATTCTAGATAACAGAAAAGAAATTCAAAACAACATTGGATATCTTTCTCAAAAGTTTAGTCTTTATGGTGATCTTACTGTAGATGAGAATATCGAATTCTTTGCACAGATTCATAATGTGAAAAATTTTCATTCAAGAAGAGATGAGCTTTTGGATTTTACAAGATTAACTCCGTTTCGAAATCGATTGGCAGATCAGCTTTCCGGTGGAATGAAACAGAAGCTGGCGCTTGCGTGCAGCTTGATTCATAAACCTAAAATACTTTTTCTTGATGAACCTACCACAGGTGTTGATCCTGTTTCACGAAGAGATTTCTGGAAAATACTTTCAAGTTTAATTAAAGAAGGGATTACAATTCTGATGACCACACCTTATCTGGACGAAGCAGAAAGATGTAATCGTGTCGCTTTGATGCACAAAGGAGAGATCATTAGTCTTGATACACCAGAGAGAATAAAAAATTCTGTTGGTAAGAAATCAGTTGAAATAATTACAAGTGATATAAAACTATCTTATAAAATTCTTAAAGCAATGGAAGGATTTGAAATCCAGATTTTCGGTGACAGAATAAATCTTATTGCAGAATCAACTGAAGAGGTAATCAAAAAGGTAAAACAAATTCTTTCGTCGAATGGAATTGAATTAATCAGTTATCGTGTAGTTAACCTTTCACTTGAAAATGTTTTTATCCATCTGATAAACAAATGA
- a CDS encoding ABC transporter permease produces the protein MKSILNFIKKEFRQFKRDPKMFGIILIAPVIQLIFLGYAANLDIEKIKLVVFDQDKSSTSRKLVEELTSSGYFVIQDYVNDYKSVTKSLDYNKAIVALVIPNDFEKSLNRKETAKLQAIFDAADGNTASIAAGYLQQIILQFAKNISFQLMQKSGNLIIPVGSISPEIRVWYNPTLKTRNYMVPGIVGLLLSVVTLLLTSLAVVKEKEIGTMEQLIVTPLKPYQIIIGKLVPFILLGFLSIVIVLTAMRIVFDIPVKGSIPFLFLSAFFYILSTLGLGLFVSTISKTQQQAMMIAVFAVMMPMVFLSGFAFPIENMPEIIQYISYIIPLKYFINIIRGVISKGLGFSELWINALVLLIMGIFILVLSSLRFQRRLD, from the coding sequence ATGAAATCAATTTTGAATTTTATAAAAAAAGAATTTCGGCAGTTCAAAAGAGATCCAAAAATGTTTGGGATAATTCTTATTGCACCTGTTATTCAATTAATATTTTTGGGTTATGCTGCAAATCTTGATATCGAAAAAATCAAACTGGTTGTTTTTGATCAGGATAAATCTTCAACTTCAAGAAAACTTGTGGAAGAATTAACCTCATCAGGTTACTTTGTAATTCAGGATTATGTGAATGATTACAAATCAGTAACAAAGTCTTTAGATTACAACAAAGCTATTGTGGCTTTAGTTATCCCAAACGATTTTGAGAAAAGTTTAAATAGAAAAGAAACAGCCAAACTCCAGGCGATTTTTGATGCGGCTGATGGTAACACAGCATCAATTGCAGCAGGATATCTTCAGCAGATCATTTTACAATTTGCTAAAAATATTTCATTCCAATTGATGCAGAAAAGTGGAAATCTTATAATCCCGGTTGGTAGTATTTCTCCTGAAATCAGAGTTTGGTACAACCCAACATTAAAAACAAGAAATTATATGGTTCCCGGCATCGTGGGATTATTGTTAAGTGTTGTTACATTGCTACTAACTTCACTCGCAGTTGTCAAAGAAAAAGAAATCGGTACAATGGAGCAATTAATCGTAACTCCATTAAAACCTTATCAAATAATTATTGGAAAACTGGTACCATTTATCTTGTTAGGATTCCTATCTATTGTAATTGTATTAACAGCAATGCGAATTGTTTTTGATATTCCGGTTAAAGGCAGCATTCCGTTTTTATTTCTTTCCGCATTTTTTTACATACTATCAACTCTTGGATTAGGATTGTTTGTTTCTACTATTTCAAAAACACAACAGCAGGCAATGATGATCGCAGTTTTTGCTGTAATGATGCCGATGGTCTTTTTATCTGGTTTTGCATTTCCGATAGAAAACATGCCTGAAATAATTCAGTATATTTCGTATATAATTCCACTTAAATATTTTATTAATATAATTCGTGGAGTAATTTCAAAAGGGCTTGGATTTTCTGAACTCTGGATCAATGCTCTCGTACTTTTGATAATGGGTATTTTTATTCTCGTTCTCAGTTCACTAAGATTTCAAAGAAGATTAGATTAA